The stretch of DNA TGCGAGTTCCGTGTCGCCTTGCGTCTGCCCGAGCAGTTCGCGGGCTTCGCGGCGGTAGTTACGCAGTTCCGACTGCGCCTTCCAGAGTTCTTCTTTGTTCTTCAGGCCGTAACGACCGGCGAGCCCGTGCTCTTCGGCGATGCGCTCGCCCTGGAACGGGTGGTTCGGGGTTTCGTAGAACTTCGTGTTCTGTCCGGGAAGCGACATTTATTACTCCTCCTCCTGTTTGATGGCTTCGATGTTGACACCGATGGTTCCCTCCGAGCGTCCGGTGGACTTGGTGCGCTGGCCACGAACTTTCTGTCCGCGCTTGTGGCGTGCGCCCTTGTAGGAGTTAATCATCTTCATCCGGTTGATGTCACGCGTTCGCGTGAGGTTTACGTCGTTACCGGTGATGTGTTTCGTCTCGCCCGTGTAGAAGTCGCTTTGACGATTCGTGAGCCACACTGGCACTTCGTCAGCGTACTCTTCTACGAGGGAGACAATCGATTCAATCTCGTCGTCCTCGAGGCGGCCGAACGTTTCACGTCGGTCGATGTTGGCTTTTTTCGCGATGATGCGGGCCGTCCGTCGGCCAATGCCGTTCATCTCGCTCAGTGCACGCTCGATGCTCTTCGTACCATCGAGGTCTGTCTGTCCGATACGAACGAAGTATCTGATGTCCTCTTGTTCTTCGTCCGTGTTGGGTTCTTCTGCACTCATTGTTGCTGAATGGTTGATGAAGCAACTTCGTTGCTTCGGTCGAAAGTGTCCGTTATTGGACGTTCGAGACGTCGTGGCGGGGATTCGAACCCCGGAGGCTTGACGCCACAGAGTTAGCAACCCTGCGCCTTGGGCCAGACTTGGCTACCACGACCTGCGCTCAGTATCTTCGCCCAGTTGGACTCGGGGCACATGCCCCTACAGCTATTCGCTTACACTGGTACAAATCCGGTTAGGGTACTTAAACACAACGAAAGCAACCCGCCTGCCCGTCATGCTGTCTCACGGCAAACGGGGGTGAAAAAAGCTAGACAGTCTGCGAATAGTTGCGTATTAGAACAGTCTCGAATACAGAGAGAAAACCGCTGTGGACAGACTGTAACTCAGACGCCGACCGTCTTCTCGGGGAGGTACTTCTCGTTTACAACCCACTCGCCATCTTCTTCGATGAGATACTCGCCATAGTACGGAACACGATTCGCCACGACCGCACGGAACGCCGTCCGAATCTCGTCTTTCGTCATCTCGCCCATCGGCCGCAGGTCGTCGTTGCGGTTGAGACAGCCCTTTAGATACCCTTCGTGCGTCACGCGCACGCGATGGCAGTTCGCACAGAAGCTCTTGTTCCCGACTGGGTCGACGATTTCGACCATGCCCTTCCCGATGTAGTAGCGCTTTCTGCCGTGCATGTTCCGGCGTTC from Haladaptatus sp. ZSTT2 encodes:
- a CDS encoding 30S ribosomal protein S13 → MSAEEPNTDEEQEDIRYFVRIGQTDLDGTKSIERALSEMNGIGRRTARIIAKKANIDRRETFGRLEDDEIESIVSLVEEYADEVPVWLTNRQSDFYTGETKHITGNDVNLTRTRDINRMKMINSYKGARHKRGQKVRGQRTKSTGRSEGTIGVNIEAIKQEEE